The Antennarius striatus isolate MH-2024 chromosome 23, ASM4005453v1, whole genome shotgun sequence genome has a segment encoding these proteins:
- the casq1b gene encoding calsequestrin-1b isoform X1 — MNWGWVFLGVFLSLGTLSWGEKGLEIPEYDGKDRVHDLSAKNYKSLMKKYDVMVIYYHKNVDGSRSATKQFQIEELALELITSQAAILFQLAAQVLDDLDDEDIGFGLVDEKKDTAVAKKLGLDEVESIYIFADNEIIEYDGELAADTLVEFIYDVIEDPVEIIDNERELKGFHNMDEVIKLVGYFKSEKSPHYIEYDDAAEEFHPFVKFFATFDSKIAKKLKLKLNEVDFYEPFMEEPVTIPGKPYIESELVDYIEEHDRPTLRKLEPHSMYEIWEDDIDGEHIVAFAEEDDPDGFEFLEILKEVARENTNNPNLSIIWIDPDNFPLLVPYWEKTFHIDLSSPQIGVVDVEDADSVWMEMDDDDDMPSADELEQWIDDVLSGKIDPDDDDDDDDDDDDDDDDDDDDDDDDDDDDDDDDDDDDDDDDDDDDDDDDDDDDDDDDDDDDE; from the exons ATGAACTGGGGCTGGGTGTTTTTGGGggtctttctttctttgggGACTCTTTCCTGGGGGGAGAAGGGCTTGGAAATCCCTGAGTACGATGGCAAGGACCGAGTTCACGATCTCAGTGCCAAGAACTACAAGTCGCTCATGAAGAAGTACGACGTAATGGTGATCTACTATCACAAAAATGTGGACGGGAGCCGCAGTGCCACGAAGCAGTTTCAAATAGAGGAGCTGGCTTTGGAG TTGATCACGAGTCAAGCAGCAATTCTCTTTCAG CTTGCAGCCCAAGTTCTGGACGATCTTGACGATGAGGATATTGGATTTGGATTGGTGGATGAAAAGAAGGACACTGCTGTTGCCAAAAAGCTTG GTCTGGACGAGGTGGAGAGCATCTACATCTTTGCTGACAATGAGATCATTGAGTACGACGGAGAGCTGGCTGCCGACACCCTGGTGGAGTTCATCTATGAT GTGATTGAAGATCCCGTGGAGATCATTGACAATGAGCGTGAGCTGAAGGGCTTCCACAACATGGACGAGGTCATCAAGCTGGTCGGCTATTTCAAGAGCGAGAAATCTCCCC ACTACATCGAGTACGATGATGCTGCCGAGGAGTTTCACCCCTTCGTCAAATTTTTCGCCACATTCGATTCCAAG ATTGCCAAgaagctgaagctaaagctTAATGAAGTTGATTTCTATGAGCCATTCATGGAGGAGCCGGTCACCATTCCAGGAAAGCCCTACATTGAGTCTGAACTTGTTGACTATATTGAAGAGCATGACAG gcCCACTCTGAGGAAGCTTGAGCCTCACAGCATGTATGAGATCTGG GAGGATGACATTGATGGAGAGCACATCGTCGCCTTTGCTGAGGAAGACGACCCAG ATGGTTTTGAATTCCTGGAAATCCTGAAGGAGGTGGCTCGGGAGAACACTAATAACCCCAACCTCAGCATCATCTGGATCGACCCTGACAACTTCCCCCTG CTGGTGCCATACTGGGAGAAGACCTTCCATATCGACCTCTCGTCTCCTCAGATTGGTGTGGTTGATGTTGAAGAT GCTGACAGTGTGTGGATGGAAAtggacgatgatgatgacatgcCCTCAGCCGACGAGCTTGAACAGTGGATTGACGACGTTCTGTCAGGGAAGATTGAtccagatgatgatgacgatgacgacgacgacgacgacgacgacgatgatgatgacgacgacgatgatgacgatgacgacgatgatgacgatgatgatgatgatgatgacgacgacgacgatgacgacgacgacgatgacgacgacgatgatgatgacgacgatgatgatgatgacgacgatgatgaatAA
- the casq1b gene encoding calsequestrin-1b isoform X2, which produces MNWGWVFLGVFLSLGTLSWGEKGLEIPEYDGKDRVHDLSAKNYKSLMKKYDVMVIYYHKNVDGSRSATKQFQIEELALELAAQVLDDLDDEDIGFGLVDEKKDTAVAKKLGLDEVESIYIFADNEIIEYDGELAADTLVEFIYDVIEDPVEIIDNERELKGFHNMDEVIKLVGYFKSEKSPHYIEYDDAAEEFHPFVKFFATFDSKIAKKLKLKLNEVDFYEPFMEEPVTIPGKPYIESELVDYIEEHDRPTLRKLEPHSMYEIWEDDIDGEHIVAFAEEDDPDGFEFLEILKEVARENTNNPNLSIIWIDPDNFPLLVPYWEKTFHIDLSSPQIGVVDVEDADSVWMEMDDDDDMPSADELEQWIDDVLSGKIDPDDDDDDDDDDDDDDDDDDDDDDDDDDDDDDDDDDDDDDDDDDDDDDDDDDDDDDDDDDDDE; this is translated from the exons ATGAACTGGGGCTGGGTGTTTTTGGGggtctttctttctttgggGACTCTTTCCTGGGGGGAGAAGGGCTTGGAAATCCCTGAGTACGATGGCAAGGACCGAGTTCACGATCTCAGTGCCAAGAACTACAAGTCGCTCATGAAGAAGTACGACGTAATGGTGATCTACTATCACAAAAATGTGGACGGGAGCCGCAGTGCCACGAAGCAGTTTCAAATAGAGGAGCTGGCTTTGGAG CTTGCAGCCCAAGTTCTGGACGATCTTGACGATGAGGATATTGGATTTGGATTGGTGGATGAAAAGAAGGACACTGCTGTTGCCAAAAAGCTTG GTCTGGACGAGGTGGAGAGCATCTACATCTTTGCTGACAATGAGATCATTGAGTACGACGGAGAGCTGGCTGCCGACACCCTGGTGGAGTTCATCTATGAT GTGATTGAAGATCCCGTGGAGATCATTGACAATGAGCGTGAGCTGAAGGGCTTCCACAACATGGACGAGGTCATCAAGCTGGTCGGCTATTTCAAGAGCGAGAAATCTCCCC ACTACATCGAGTACGATGATGCTGCCGAGGAGTTTCACCCCTTCGTCAAATTTTTCGCCACATTCGATTCCAAG ATTGCCAAgaagctgaagctaaagctTAATGAAGTTGATTTCTATGAGCCATTCATGGAGGAGCCGGTCACCATTCCAGGAAAGCCCTACATTGAGTCTGAACTTGTTGACTATATTGAAGAGCATGACAG gcCCACTCTGAGGAAGCTTGAGCCTCACAGCATGTATGAGATCTGG GAGGATGACATTGATGGAGAGCACATCGTCGCCTTTGCTGAGGAAGACGACCCAG ATGGTTTTGAATTCCTGGAAATCCTGAAGGAGGTGGCTCGGGAGAACACTAATAACCCCAACCTCAGCATCATCTGGATCGACCCTGACAACTTCCCCCTG CTGGTGCCATACTGGGAGAAGACCTTCCATATCGACCTCTCGTCTCCTCAGATTGGTGTGGTTGATGTTGAAGAT GCTGACAGTGTGTGGATGGAAAtggacgatgatgatgacatgcCCTCAGCCGACGAGCTTGAACAGTGGATTGACGACGTTCTGTCAGGGAAGATTGAtccagatgatgatgacgatgacgacgacgacgacgacgacgacgatgatgatgacgacgacgatgatgacgatgacgacgatgatgacgatgatgatgatgatgatgacgacgacgacgatgacgacgacgacgatgacgacgacgatgatgatgacgacgatgatgatgatgacgacgatgatgaatAA
- the casq1b gene encoding calsequestrin-1b isoform X3 — MDLWPMWGKGHGGKRGRKLAAQVLDDLDDEDIGFGLVDEKKDTAVAKKLGLDEVESIYIFADNEIIEYDGELAADTLVEFIYDVIEDPVEIIDNERELKGFHNMDEVIKLVGYFKSEKSPHYIEYDDAAEEFHPFVKFFATFDSKIAKKLKLKLNEVDFYEPFMEEPVTIPGKPYIESELVDYIEEHDRPTLRKLEPHSMYEIWEDDIDGEHIVAFAEEDDPDGFEFLEILKEVARENTNNPNLSIIWIDPDNFPLLVPYWEKTFHIDLSSPQIGVVDVEDADSVWMEMDDDDDMPSADELEQWIDDVLSGKIDPDDDDDDDDDDDDDDDDDDDDDDDDDDDDDDDDDDDDDDDDDDDDDDDDDDDDDDDDDDDDE, encoded by the exons ATGGATCTGTGGCCCATGTGGGGGAAGGGTCACGGTGGGAAGAGGGGAAGGAAG CTTGCAGCCCAAGTTCTGGACGATCTTGACGATGAGGATATTGGATTTGGATTGGTGGATGAAAAGAAGGACACTGCTGTTGCCAAAAAGCTTG GTCTGGACGAGGTGGAGAGCATCTACATCTTTGCTGACAATGAGATCATTGAGTACGACGGAGAGCTGGCTGCCGACACCCTGGTGGAGTTCATCTATGAT GTGATTGAAGATCCCGTGGAGATCATTGACAATGAGCGTGAGCTGAAGGGCTTCCACAACATGGACGAGGTCATCAAGCTGGTCGGCTATTTCAAGAGCGAGAAATCTCCCC ACTACATCGAGTACGATGATGCTGCCGAGGAGTTTCACCCCTTCGTCAAATTTTTCGCCACATTCGATTCCAAG ATTGCCAAgaagctgaagctaaagctTAATGAAGTTGATTTCTATGAGCCATTCATGGAGGAGCCGGTCACCATTCCAGGAAAGCCCTACATTGAGTCTGAACTTGTTGACTATATTGAAGAGCATGACAG gcCCACTCTGAGGAAGCTTGAGCCTCACAGCATGTATGAGATCTGG GAGGATGACATTGATGGAGAGCACATCGTCGCCTTTGCTGAGGAAGACGACCCAG ATGGTTTTGAATTCCTGGAAATCCTGAAGGAGGTGGCTCGGGAGAACACTAATAACCCCAACCTCAGCATCATCTGGATCGACCCTGACAACTTCCCCCTG CTGGTGCCATACTGGGAGAAGACCTTCCATATCGACCTCTCGTCTCCTCAGATTGGTGTGGTTGATGTTGAAGAT GCTGACAGTGTGTGGATGGAAAtggacgatgatgatgacatgcCCTCAGCCGACGAGCTTGAACAGTGGATTGACGACGTTCTGTCAGGGAAGATTGAtccagatgatgatgacgatgacgacgacgacgacgacgacgacgatgatgatgacgacgacgatgatgacgatgacgacgatgatgacgatgatgatgatgatgatgacgacgacgacgatgacgacgacgacgatgacgacgacgatgatgatgacgacgatgatgatgatgacgacgatgatgaatAA
- the LOC137590219 gene encoding tripartite motif-containing protein 29-like isoform X3, producing MRSVDKRAGRGSPSRQETDALVSGRTRAGRDFIVPLLTGEYWRIHGAYQCPVCKEFFPSRPQLKTDQTLHAGGAQDAMIPLKSGEVTCDFCPAKQRAVKSCLRCMASFCATHLEPHYRNEDLGRHHLVSVVKNLEESVCGLHGKQLNRFCRSDQTCICSMCAQTEHRGHRIMSISMEARKKKDKLKQRAMKFQQVIRELLKKVEKIKLSSDTSGEDEAWTQNKEVVRQLEEEISELQRKTCELQQLSQTEDNLLFLQRFRHAASS from the exons ATGAGGAGCGTCGATAAGCGAGCAGGACGAGGATCACCGAGCCGTCAGGAGACGGACGCGCTCGTCTCCGGACGCACCAGAGCGGGTCGTGACTTTATTGTTCCGCTGTTAACAG GCGAGTACTGGAGGATCCATGGGGCATATCAGTGCCCCGTCTGTAAGGAATTCTTCCCCTCCAGGCCGCAGCTGAAAACAGACCAAACGTTGCACGCAGGTGGAGCCCAGGACGCAATGATTCCTTTAAAATCTGGAGAGGTGACCTGTGATTTCTGCCCAGCAAAGCAGAGAGCGGTCAAGTCTTGCCTGAGGTGCATGGCCTCGTTTTGTGCCACTCATCTGGAGCCACATTACCGGAATGAAGATCTGGGGCGCCATCATTTGGTCAGTGTGGTGAAGAACCTGGAGGAGTCCGTGTGTGGACTTCATGGAAAGCAGTTGAACAGGTTCTGCAGGAGCGATCAAACTTGCATTTGTTCCATGTGTGCCCAGACGGAACACAGGGGCCATCGCATTATGTCCATCAGCATGGAAGCTAGAAAAAAGAAG GATAAATTAAAGCAGAGAGCGATGAAATTCCAACAAGTCATTCGTGAATTACTGAAAAAAGTGGAGAAAATCAAGCTGTCTTCAGACACCAGTGGGGAGGATGAGGCGtggacacaaaataaagaagtcgTCCGACAACTGGAGGAAGAAATCTCTGAGCTGCAAAGGAAAACCTGTGAGCTTCAGCAGCTCTCACAAACCGAAGACAACCTGCTCTTCCTCCAG AGATTCCGACACGCTGCTTCATCATGA
- the LOC137590219 gene encoding E3 ubiquitin-protein ligase TRIM47-like isoform X1: MRSVDKRAGRGSPSRQETDALVSGRTRAGRDFIVPLLTGSLVTPHSVVCMQKRFDLMSEPPKCCICLDEFTNPASLPCGHCFCLGCIGEYWRIHGAYQCPVCKEFFPSRPQLKTDQTLHAGGAQDAMIPLKSGEVTCDFCPAKQRAVKSCLRCMASFCATHLEPHYRNEDLGRHHLVSVVKNLEESVCGLHGKQLNRFCRSDQTCICSMCAQTEHRGHRIMSISMEARKKKDKLKQRAMKFQQVIRELLKKVEKIKLSSDTSGEDEAWTQNKEVVRQLEEEISELQRKTCELQQLSQTEDNLLFLQRFRHAASS; the protein is encoded by the exons ATGAGGAGCGTCGATAAGCGAGCAGGACGAGGATCACCGAGCCGTCAGGAGACGGACGCGCTCGTCTCCGGACGCACCAGAGCGGGTCGTGACTTTATTGTTCCGCTGTTAACAG GATCTCTAGTAACACCACACAGTGTCGTCTGCATGCAAAAACGTTTCGATCTAATGTCAGAGCCTCCAAAGTGCTGCATCTGTCTGGATGAATTCACCAACCCTGCTTCCCTCCCATGTGGCCACTGCTTCTGCCTGGGGTGTATAGGCGAGTACTGGAGGATCCATGGGGCATATCAGTGCCCCGTCTGTAAGGAATTCTTCCCCTCCAGGCCGCAGCTGAAAACAGACCAAACGTTGCACGCAGGTGGAGCCCAGGACGCAATGATTCCTTTAAAATCTGGAGAGGTGACCTGTGATTTCTGCCCAGCAAAGCAGAGAGCGGTCAAGTCTTGCCTGAGGTGCATGGCCTCGTTTTGTGCCACTCATCTGGAGCCACATTACCGGAATGAAGATCTGGGGCGCCATCATTTGGTCAGTGTGGTGAAGAACCTGGAGGAGTCCGTGTGTGGACTTCATGGAAAGCAGTTGAACAGGTTCTGCAGGAGCGATCAAACTTGCATTTGTTCCATGTGTGCCCAGACGGAACACAGGGGCCATCGCATTATGTCCATCAGCATGGAAGCTAGAAAAAAGAAG GATAAATTAAAGCAGAGAGCGATGAAATTCCAACAAGTCATTCGTGAATTACTGAAAAAAGTGGAGAAAATCAAGCTGTCTTCAGACACCAGTGGGGAGGATGAGGCGtggacacaaaataaagaagtcgTCCGACAACTGGAGGAAGAAATCTCTGAGCTGCAAAGGAAAACCTGTGAGCTTCAGCAGCTCTCACAAACCGAAGACAACCTGCTCTTCCTCCAG AGATTCCGACACGCTGCTTCATCATGA
- the LOC137590219 gene encoding E3 ubiquitin-protein ligase TRIM47-like isoform X2, producing the protein MRSVDKRAGRGSPSRQETDALVSGRTRAGRDFIVPLLTVTPHSVVCMQKRFDLMSEPPKCCICLDEFTNPASLPCGHCFCLGCIGEYWRIHGAYQCPVCKEFFPSRPQLKTDQTLHAGGAQDAMIPLKSGEVTCDFCPAKQRAVKSCLRCMASFCATHLEPHYRNEDLGRHHLVSVVKNLEESVCGLHGKQLNRFCRSDQTCICSMCAQTEHRGHRIMSISMEARKKKDKLKQRAMKFQQVIRELLKKVEKIKLSSDTSGEDEAWTQNKEVVRQLEEEISELQRKTCELQQLSQTEDNLLFLQRFRHAASS; encoded by the exons ATGAGGAGCGTCGATAAGCGAGCAGGACGAGGATCACCGAGCCGTCAGGAGACGGACGCGCTCGTCTCCGGACGCACCAGAGCGGGTCGTGACTTTATTGTTCCGCTGTTAACAG TAACACCACACAGTGTCGTCTGCATGCAAAAACGTTTCGATCTAATGTCAGAGCCTCCAAAGTGCTGCATCTGTCTGGATGAATTCACCAACCCTGCTTCCCTCCCATGTGGCCACTGCTTCTGCCTGGGGTGTATAGGCGAGTACTGGAGGATCCATGGGGCATATCAGTGCCCCGTCTGTAAGGAATTCTTCCCCTCCAGGCCGCAGCTGAAAACAGACCAAACGTTGCACGCAGGTGGAGCCCAGGACGCAATGATTCCTTTAAAATCTGGAGAGGTGACCTGTGATTTCTGCCCAGCAAAGCAGAGAGCGGTCAAGTCTTGCCTGAGGTGCATGGCCTCGTTTTGTGCCACTCATCTGGAGCCACATTACCGGAATGAAGATCTGGGGCGCCATCATTTGGTCAGTGTGGTGAAGAACCTGGAGGAGTCCGTGTGTGGACTTCATGGAAAGCAGTTGAACAGGTTCTGCAGGAGCGATCAAACTTGCATTTGTTCCATGTGTGCCCAGACGGAACACAGGGGCCATCGCATTATGTCCATCAGCATGGAAGCTAGAAAAAAGAAG GATAAATTAAAGCAGAGAGCGATGAAATTCCAACAAGTCATTCGTGAATTACTGAAAAAAGTGGAGAAAATCAAGCTGTCTTCAGACACCAGTGGGGAGGATGAGGCGtggacacaaaataaagaagtcgTCCGACAACTGGAGGAAGAAATCTCTGAGCTGCAAAGGAAAACCTGTGAGCTTCAGCAGCTCTCACAAACCGAAGACAACCTGCTCTTCCTCCAG AGATTCCGACACGCTGCTTCATCATGA